One part of the Amphiura filiformis chromosome 5, Afil_fr2py, whole genome shotgun sequence genome encodes these proteins:
- the LOC140152792 gene encoding signal recognition particle 14 kDa protein-like gives MVLLDNDTFLTELTRLFKKTRSSGSVYVTMKQYYGQTKPKPRDSKGDYIEHPEHKCLFRATNGKKKLSTVISVKDVTKFQMAYANVLKANMDSLKKRDKRSAQSKSKTTKAT, from the exons TTTCTTACGGAACTCACCAGACTGTTTAAAAAAACCAGGTCAAGCGGGTCTGTTTATGTGACAATGAAGCAGT ATTATGGCCAAACCAAGCCAAAACCAAGGGATTCAAAAGGAGACTACATAGAGCATCCTGAACACAAGTGCCTCTTTAGAGCAACTAATGGGAAGAAGAAACTGAGCACAGTG ATCAGTGTTAAGGATGTGACCAAGTTTCAAATG GCATATGCAAATGTTCTAAAAGCTAATATGGACAGCCTGAAGAAAAGAGACAAGAGATCAGCACAGTCAAAATCTAAGACAACAAAAGCAACTTAA